One Nomascus leucogenys isolate Asia chromosome 22a, Asia_NLE_v1, whole genome shotgun sequence DNA segment encodes these proteins:
- the RBM44 gene encoding RNA-binding protein 44 — protein MQATAVVETASGKGYHSNGGNLQKDKPSNPKKENLLLSSNGCDEVKLTFPDYDWDSSTLEQRANNKEISNIDKMDLLEPFFSVSQDTNTESTHFQSSELEDSTEYAFLNKTYSIPYSESKLKKESLIPLSSELDPEVQKKEEVFFDILEHQDKTVGLERIYNISDANYRESAEDTQKHDTDEDSQQEYHSAEEQEYISNHLSFDQTKTLDISNPEVVELGNSGYEVKCASNVEDNRVNSGSGSIISLDSLDVYGQEESLHVSKFQNSVMLREYHDLKHEKCKEQETSSMYHTVFDGSVLRSNSPGNQESQSKSGSLSPQKVLKMKIYTENMKSQVNESKDFCGNKIVENKILLHLENPSTLPQDKALETLPQPCKDCQTSWTSVFDDSIISACGYYESLQNAPDSALDFSAMLPKIAVRDNQAIEDNTSLKVAHSSTTKKTCFHNIGGTCTKSLSDAASHTVTINQTVDVSTDFRACFTTSRATSARPSVVSTSSNTEITMMNKKRPDEWQNEKQKSVACSTDWSYSEDCIDTQMAITKGSGKSPSVDSLKPNGNFLNKDFLELRKPCGITDLKKHPEREVQLFKDTKKDLPSMCCQKIMQRAIKAELHLLNVHYQMCRRRCCDIYKFVMENREGLNMNLSSNSAKKELGSALLSLLGNLKVRYVTLKEKIHKGIPLEELPPLSLESKLLSAFSTFASRLMKKETHVFSEADAEQDDQRAHDVDVSSNLKKTLSQMPLSSDNSHATQNISPKKDDFKNGDINADFSQLKLDDKDCRHYQEISEDWSDAKENLTGVDISGTQENQIEQDRWNLDLTVEMKNVEPSQRDKGYLIHVGGLCPSVSEADLRSHFQKYQVSEISIYESSTNYRYASLAFTKNSDAKIAVKEMNGIEINGKSVNVRHVKILGEYTSPLSSKNGNRISSNNLEKSTNKQIHSAFSISRLPRTRPRQLGSEQDSEVFPSNQCVKKNCKQIESAKLLPDTPVQFIPPNTLNLRSFTKIIKRLAELHPEVSRDYIINALQEVRIRHKGVLNGLSINTIVEMTSSLLKNSASSWEFKKQ, from the exons ATGCAGGCCACTGCAGTGGTGGAGACAGCATCTGGTAAAGGCTACCACAGTAATGGAGGCAACCTCCAGAAAG ATAAACCTTCaaatccaaagaaagaaaatttgttatTATCCTCCAATGGTTGTGATGAAGTCAAATTGACTTTTCCTGATTATGACTGGGATTCTTCGACACTAGAGCAAAGAgctaataataaagaaatcagcAATATTGACAAAATGGATTTATTAGAGCCATTTTTTTCAGTGAGTCAAGATACTAACACAGAGAGTACTCACTTTCAGTcaagtgaacttgaagacagtaCTGAGTATGCTTTCTTGAATAAAACATATTCTATACCTTATTCAGAGTCAAAACTGAAGAAGGAAAGTCTTATTCCTTTAAGTTCAGAATTAGATCCTGAAGTGCAGAAAAAAGAGGAGGtgttttttgatattttggaACATCAAGATAAGACTGTTGGCTTGGAAAGAATCTACAATATTTCAGATGCTAATTATAGAGAAAGTGCTGAAGATACACAAAAGCATGATACAGATGAAGACTCACAGCAGGAATATCACAGTGCGGAAGAACAAGAATACATAAGTAACCATTTATCTTTTgaccaaacaaaaacattagaTATATCTAATCCAGAAGTTGTTGAATTAGGAAATTCGGGTTATGAAGTTAAATGTGCTAGCAATGTCGAAGATAATCGTGTTAACTCGGGAAGTGGTTCTATCATCTCTTTAGATTCACTTGATGTTTATGGACAAGAAGAGTCACTTCATGTCTCCAAATTTCAGAATTCTGTTATGTTAAGAGAATATCATGACCTAAAGCATGAGAAGTGTAAGGAACAAGAGACTAGTTCAATGTACCACACTGTATTTGATGGCAGTGTACTAAGAAGCAATTCTCCAGGAAACCAGGAATCTCAATCTAAGAGTGGTTCCTTGAGCCctcaaaaagtattaaaaatgaaaatttatactGAAAACATGAAATCTCAAGTAAATGAAAGTAAAGATTTTTGTGGAAATAAAATTGTTGAGAACAAAATATTACTGCACCTTGAAAATCCTAGCACATTACCACAGGATAAAGCTTTAGAAACATTACCCCAACCCTGTAAAGATTGTCAAACTTCCTGGACCTCTGTTTTTGATGATTCAATAATTTCTGCCTGTGGATATTATGAAAGCCTACAAAACGCCCCTGACTCAGCCTTAGATTTTTCTGCTATGCTACCAAAGATCGCAGTCAGAGATAATCAGGCAATAGAAGATAATACTTCCCTAAAAGTTGCTCATAGCAGTACCACAAAGAAAACATGCTTTCACAATATAGGAGGAACGTGTACTAAATCATTGTCAGATGCAGCAAGTCATACAGTCACAATTAATCAGACAGTGGACGTTAGCACTGATTTTAGGGCTTGTTTCACAACCAGCAGGGCAACAAGTGCAAGACCTTCTGTAGTATCTACATCAAGCAACACAGAGATAACAATGATGAATAAAAAACGACCTGATGAATggcaaaatgagaaacaaaaaagtgTGGCTTGTAGTACAGATTGGTCATACAGTGAAGATTGTATAGATACACAGATGGCTATAACAAAAGGATCAGGAAAATCTCCCTCAGTTGACAGTTTAAAACCTAATGGAAATTTTCTAAATAAG GATTTCCTGGAATTAAGAAAACCATGTGGTATCACAGACCTAAAGAAACATCCTGAGAg ggaagttcaactttttaaagatacaaaGAAGGATTTGCCATCAATGTGCTGTCAGAAGATAATGCAGAGAGCCATAAAAGCAGAGCTGCACCTTTTAAATGTTCACTATCAGATGTGTCGTCGCCGTTGTTGTGATATTTACAAATTTGTAATGGAAAATAGGGAAGGattaaatat GAATTTATCAAGTAATTCTGCTAAGAAGGAATTGGGATCAGCACTACTGTCTCTTTTGGGGAACTTAAAAGTTAGATATGtgactttgaaagaaaaaatacacaaaggcaTACCACTGGAAGAGCTGCCCCCACTGTCACTAGAATCAAAATTATTATCTGCCTTCTCTACTTTTGCTTCCagg ctaatgaaaaaagaaacacatgt cttttcagaagcagatgctgaacAAGATGATCAGAGGGCTCATGATGTTGATGTTTCTTCGAACCTAAAAAAGACACTCTCTCAA ATGCCTTTATCATCTGACAATAGTCATGCTACACAAAACATATCACCCAAGAAAGATGACTTTAAAAATGGTGATATAAATGCAGACTTTAGTCAACTGAAACTTGACGATAAAG ACTGCAGACATTACCAAGAGATAAGTGAAGACTGGTCTGATGCTAAAGAGAACCTGACAGGAGTTGACATCTCAGGAACACAAGAAAATCAAATAGAACAAGACAGATGGAATTTGGATCTTACAGTAG aaatgaagaatgttGAACCCTCACAAAGAGATAAAGGTTATTTGATACATGTTGGTGGCCTCTGCCCTTCAGTGTCTGAG gCCGATTTAAGGTCTCATTTCCAAAAATACCAAGTTTCTGAAATTTCAATTTATGAGTCTTCTACTAATTACAG ATATGCATCTCTTGCTTTTACAAAAAACAGCGATGCAAAGATAGCTGTGAAAGAAATGAATGGgatagaaataaatggaaagtcaGTAAATGTGCGGCATGTTAAAATTCTTGGAGAATATACATCACCACTTTCCTCCAAAAATGGAAATAGAATTAGTTCAAATAATTTAGAGAAAAGCACCAACAAACAAATCCACTCAGCCTTCTCCATTTCTAGATTGCCCAGAACTAGGCCACGGCAGCTGGGTTCTGAGCAAGACAGTGAGGTTTTCCCTTCCAACCAG tGTGTCAAGAAGAATTGTAAGCAGATTGAATCTGCTAAATTATTACCTGATACACCTGTTCAATTCATACCTCCAAATACACTGAACCTTCGTAGCTTTACCAAGATCATAAAGAGACTGGCTGAACTGCATCCAGAAGTCAGCAG AGACTATATTATAAATGCACTTCAGGAAGTGAGAATAAGACATAAAGGTGTTCTGAATGGCTTATCTATTAATACTATCGTGGAGATGACTTCATCTCTTCTGAAAAACTCTGCTTCCAGTTGGGAattcaaaaaacaataa